One Microplitis mediator isolate UGA2020A chromosome 3, iyMicMedi2.1, whole genome shotgun sequence DNA segment encodes these proteins:
- the LOC130665062 gene encoding zinc finger protein 62-like isoform X1 — protein sequence MDDDVVELNNIENLCRLCLSTEDPKSPIFGLQESPVSLVEKIQACLSIEILLTDKLSKLICINCLKSVNQWHNYKESCLKSQEKLQRWLVKQINSVAVIATIKPEPLDIEVYEDNIEIVEMSEDELNNELSNRSTELPNDNALPELSIRGSRRRLDINLHNNTGKDNNKYIKSCNQGLVSDNNDEIKLEPTDDDEDDIDCNVDVESINENDNEGELLLNPMALGASKNMEPDSTQKFNVRAVKKKVRRGPHTHFRGPKVFKRRCPHCQLTLHSKSSYARHINRYHHDAQLPSAVTAANSTGGNSQHQQHQVPHNGLPYSKDDDNSAAEEIEDVEDELVSLEKDAPLTQVQESIISQLKTFSCYACQQSFNDRRSTLNHIRQHMPDLRPYTCIACLTEFPDRSIYKLHCGASFECAMKIALVVPKHGTEKYFTCNMCLRPMPNRKELISHLSKHSDRQYEQLTAPSASGGSKKPPKLKPIGSSSRSANASTSNSTSTSTSTAAKSAAVSTTIGPYRNGDPAHNHTCDYCGMIYRYKPNMLKHQDLCKRLPPEERTSYRCVHCGMTFLVFKKFQSHITTEHNKKELICFVCNAKFRYSNEYLIHHQKHRMINKAAETHALNHWNKTVTMKYGCAVCPEQFDTKAELNDHRSVHLKVKIFSCSICRRMFGNSQSLQEHVNEDHALEVDPNISAIDFLDQSTELPNTSGWSVNTDPGVRSTECTICGKVFANYPNLRRHIRSVHAADERFNCSKCSKTFSNEAELSEHTDSAHAEQVSNRCNYCKKKFDSKHGLDAHQRNAHGITDSKLACDICGKEFGNETSLKIHRGHHFRRDSRLSIRNMPHPLDQVQVEINEAEEPEVVISPRAGRARKSLSNTSLSSSPKSSSELKCQVCDDKFTDVHDLRKHLWDVHCAKNKPEKSFTDDNNLQCELCTNVLPDDKSLDEHMKWHKDNPILSDGLQRPVDISCDVCGKFYSSTKALWKHKKLHSKTGVTIKFQSVKKSQPAQYPCPVCRKVFGNETSMKKHKAAAHYARRSVSVVTTTTPKVTSRKSSNDDEVKPKRPKLDFDIIRKAYNLEPNNYNADVSGGPSNSKKPVSCGICKKLLPSLNSLYKHRQNVHKNFSKSLENNDDNSARGHNEHDNDDEAVDKSRVPCTECDKIFSNMSNMKQHLTKVHGNGNKYYCGADGCNQLFNSPLAKQLHEKSHMNVLYRCTICSRHMFLRNAIIQHLVTEHKNDYSPGTEKSLYKKTDLSNYQVHGAEGRVCPICNITYPNIKAMKIHYVKIHENS from the exons ATGGATGATGATGTGGTGGAGCTGAATAACATTGAAAATCTCTGTAGACTTTGTCTATCAACAGAAGATCCAAAGTCTCCAATATTTGGGCTCCAGGAGTCTCCAGTTTCGCtggttgaaaaaattcaggctTGTCTATCAATCgag ATATTGTTAACAGATAAGTTATCAAAGTTAATATGCATTAATTGCCTGAAAAGTGTCAATCAGTGGCACAATTACAAGGAGTCATGTCTCAAGTCCCAGGAAAAATTACAGCGGTGGCTTGTCAAGCAAATTAATTCTGTTGCTGTT atcgCAACAATAAAGCCCGAGCCTCTGGACATAGAAGTGTACGAAGACAATATCGAGATCGTTGAAATGTCCGAGGATGAATTGAATAACGAGTTATCAAACCGTAGTACAGAATTACCAAACGATAACGCTCTCCCAGAATTATCAATACGTGGAAGCCGTCGTAGATTAGACATAAATTTGCACAACAACACAGGTAaagataacaataaatatataaaatcatgtaACCAAGGTTTAGTATCagataataatgatgaaataaaattagaacCAACTGACGACGACGAGGACGATATCGATTGTAATGTTGATGTTGAGTCAATAAACGAGAATGACAATGAAGGCGAATTACTACTGAATCCAATGGCACTCGGTGCCAGCAAAAACATGGAACCAGACTCTACCCAAAAATTTAACGTACgtgcggtaaaaaaaaaagtccgcCGAGGTCCGCACACTCATTTCCGAGGCccaaaagtattcaaacgcCGGTGTCCTCATTGTCAGCTGACGTTGCACTCAAAATCGTCGTACGCACGTCACATAAATCGTTACCATCACGACGCCCAACTTCCGTCGGCAGTGACGGCCGCTAATTCCACCGGAGGAAATTCTCAACATCAACAGCATCAGGTTCCACACAACGGACTGCCCTATTCAAAAGACGACGACAACTCAGCAGCCGAAGAAATAGAAGACGTCGAAGACGAGCTGGTGAGTCTGGAAAAAGACGCGCCGCTGACCCAAGTCCAGGAGTCGATTATCAGTCAACTGAAAACTTTTTCTTGCTACGCCTGCCAGCAGTCATTCAACGACAGACGCAGTACGTTAAATCACATACGTCAGCACATGCCCGACTTGAGACCCTACACATGCATCGCATGTCTCACTGAGTTTCCCGATCGCTCGATTTACAAACTCCACTGCGGCGCTTCATTTGAATGCGCGATGAAAATAGCACTCGTGGTGCCCAAGCACGGCACggaaaaatatttcacatGCAACATGTGTTTGAGACCGATGCCGAACCGCAAAGAACTGATAAGTCATCTGTCAAAACACTCAGATCGTCAGTACGAGCAATTGACGGCACCGTCAGCCAGCGGCGGTTCAAAAAAACCGCCAAAATTAAAACCCATTGGGTCTAGTTCTAGATCAGCGAATGCTTCAACTTCAAATTCCACCTCCACCTCCACCTCCACTGCCGCTAAATCGGCTGCGGTTTCGACCACAATCGGGCCCTACAGAAATGGAGACCCAGCTCACAACCACACCTGCGATTACTGCGGTATGATCTATCGTTACAAACCCAATATGTTAAAACACCAGGACTTGTGCAAACGTTTGCCTCCCGAGGAACGAACTTCTTACCGGTGCGTCCACTGCGGGATGACATTTTTGGTCTTCAAAAAATTCCAGTCCCACATTACCACTGAGCACAACAAAAAAGAGCTGATATGTTTTGTGTGTAATGCGAAATTTCGGTACTCGAATGAATACTTGATCCACCACCAGAAGCATCGGATGATAAACAAAGCCGCGGAAACTCACGCGTTGAATCACTGGAACAAAACGGTCACGATGAAATACGGGTGCGCTGTTTGTCCAGAGCAATTTGACACCAAGGCGGAGCTGAATGACCACCGGTCAGTTCATCTGAAGGTAAAGATATTTTCCTGCAGCATCTGCCGGCGGATGTTCGGAAACTCCCAGTCGCTGCAGGAGCACGTCAATGAAGACCACGCACTTGAAGTGGACCCGAATATATCAGCGATTGACTTTCTCGATCAAAGCACCGAGCTGCCGAACACCAGTGGCTGGTCCGTGAACACCGACCCGGGGGTGCGCAGCACCGAGTGCACGATCTGCGGGAAAGTATTCGCGAATTACCCGAACTTACGCCGGCACATTCGCTCGGTTCACGCCGCCGACGAACGTTTTAACTGCAGCAAGTGTTCCAAGACGTTTAGCAACGAGGCTGAGTTGAGTGAACACACCGACAGCGCACATGCCGAGCAGGTCAGCAACCGCTGCAACTACTGCAAGAAAAAGTTTGACAGCAAGCACGGGCTGGACGCCCACCAGCGCAACGCCCACGGAATAACCGACAGTAAATTGGCCTGCGATATCTGCGGGAAAGAATTCGGGAACGAGACGTCACTGAAAATCCATCGCGGTCACCACTTCCGGCGGGACTCGCGTCTCAGTATCCGGAACATGCCCCACCCGCTGGACCAGGTCCAGGTTGAAATAAACGAGGCCGAAGAACCGGAAGTCGTCATCAGTCCCCGGGCCGGCCGGGCCAGAAAATCTCTGTCGAATACTTCGCTGTCTTCGTCACCGAAAAGTTCATCGGAATTGAAGTGTCAAGTTTGCGATGACAAGTTCACTGACGTCCACGATCTGCGCAAGCATCTATGGGATGTCCATTGCGCTAAAAATAAACCCGAGAAGTCTTTTACTGACGACAATAATTTGCAATGCGAGTTGTGTACAAATGTACTGCCAGATGACAAGAGTCTCGATGAACACATGAAGTGGCACAAAGACAATCCCATTTTGTCTGACGGCCTGCAGCGGCCTGTTGACATCTCCTGTGACGTCTGCGGTAAATTTTACAGCTCGACGAAAGCTCTTTGGAAGCACAAAAAACTCCACAGCAAAACCGGCGTGACAATTAAATTCCAGTCGGTTAAAAAATCACAGCCTGCGCAGTACCCGTGTCCGGTTTGCCGCAAAGTATTCGGCAATGAAACTTCAATGAAAAAACACAAGGCCGCGGCTCACTATGCGCGTCGCAGTGTCTCTGTTGTGACAACGACGACACCCAAAGTTACGTCACGCAAATCGTCTAATGACGATGAGGTGAAACCCAAAAGACCTAAACTAGACTTTGATATCATCAGGAAAGCTTACAATCTTGAGCCAAATAATTACAACGCTGACGTCAGTGGGGGTCCCAGTAACAGTAAAAAACCTGTGTCTTGTggaatttgtaaaaaattactgcCCAGTTTGAATTCGCTGTACAAACATCGGCAGAATGTCCATAAAAACTTTAGCAAGTCATTGGAGAATAATGACGACAACAGCGCACGTGGTCACAACGAGCATGACAATGATGATGAGGCTGTCGATAAATCCCGGGTGCCTTGCACTGAGTGcgacaaaatattttcaaatatgtcGAACATGAAGCAGCATCTGACGAAAGTACACGGCAATGGAAACAAATATTACTGCGGCGCTGACGGATGCAATCAATTATTCAACTCGCCTTTGGCTAAACAGTTGCACGAAAAGTCACACATGAATGTACTGTACAGATGCACTATATGTTCAAGGCACATGTTTTTACGTAATGCGATAATCCAGCATCTCGTGACGGAGCATAAAAATGACTACTCACCGGGCACTGAAAAAAGCCTTTACAAAAAAACTGACCTCAGTAATTACCAAGTTCACGGAGCGGAAGGACGCGTATGTCCGATTTGTAATATTACTTACCCTAATATTAAAGCCATGAAAATTCATTATGTTAAAATACACGAAAATAGTTAA
- the LOC130665062 gene encoding zinc finger protein 62-like isoform X2 — protein MDDDVVELNNIENLCRLCLSTEDPKSPIFGLQESPVSLVEKIQACLSIEILLTDKLSKLICINCLKSVNQWHNYKESCLKSQEKLQRWLVKQINSVAVIATIKPEPLDIEVYEDNIEIVEMSEDELNNELSNRSTELPNDNALPELSIRGSRRRLDINLHNNTEPTDDDEDDIDCNVDVESINENDNEGELLLNPMALGASKNMEPDSTQKFNVRAVKKKVRRGPHTHFRGPKVFKRRCPHCQLTLHSKSSYARHINRYHHDAQLPSAVTAANSTGGNSQHQQHQVPHNGLPYSKDDDNSAAEEIEDVEDELVSLEKDAPLTQVQESIISQLKTFSCYACQQSFNDRRSTLNHIRQHMPDLRPYTCIACLTEFPDRSIYKLHCGASFECAMKIALVVPKHGTEKYFTCNMCLRPMPNRKELISHLSKHSDRQYEQLTAPSASGGSKKPPKLKPIGSSSRSANASTSNSTSTSTSTAAKSAAVSTTIGPYRNGDPAHNHTCDYCGMIYRYKPNMLKHQDLCKRLPPEERTSYRCVHCGMTFLVFKKFQSHITTEHNKKELICFVCNAKFRYSNEYLIHHQKHRMINKAAETHALNHWNKTVTMKYGCAVCPEQFDTKAELNDHRSVHLKVKIFSCSICRRMFGNSQSLQEHVNEDHALEVDPNISAIDFLDQSTELPNTSGWSVNTDPGVRSTECTICGKVFANYPNLRRHIRSVHAADERFNCSKCSKTFSNEAELSEHTDSAHAEQVSNRCNYCKKKFDSKHGLDAHQRNAHGITDSKLACDICGKEFGNETSLKIHRGHHFRRDSRLSIRNMPHPLDQVQVEINEAEEPEVVISPRAGRARKSLSNTSLSSSPKSSSELKCQVCDDKFTDVHDLRKHLWDVHCAKNKPEKSFTDDNNLQCELCTNVLPDDKSLDEHMKWHKDNPILSDGLQRPVDISCDVCGKFYSSTKALWKHKKLHSKTGVTIKFQSVKKSQPAQYPCPVCRKVFGNETSMKKHKAAAHYARRSVSVVTTTTPKVTSRKSSNDDEVKPKRPKLDFDIIRKAYNLEPNNYNADVSGGPSNSKKPVSCGICKKLLPSLNSLYKHRQNVHKNFSKSLENNDDNSARGHNEHDNDDEAVDKSRVPCTECDKIFSNMSNMKQHLTKVHGNGNKYYCGADGCNQLFNSPLAKQLHEKSHMNVLYRCTICSRHMFLRNAIIQHLVTEHKNDYSPGTEKSLYKKTDLSNYQVHGAEGRVCPICNITYPNIKAMKIHYVKIHENS, from the exons ATGGATGATGATGTGGTGGAGCTGAATAACATTGAAAATCTCTGTAGACTTTGTCTATCAACAGAAGATCCAAAGTCTCCAATATTTGGGCTCCAGGAGTCTCCAGTTTCGCtggttgaaaaaattcaggctTGTCTATCAATCgag ATATTGTTAACAGATAAGTTATCAAAGTTAATATGCATTAATTGCCTGAAAAGTGTCAATCAGTGGCACAATTACAAGGAGTCATGTCTCAAGTCCCAGGAAAAATTACAGCGGTGGCTTGTCAAGCAAATTAATTCTGTTGCTGTT atcgCAACAATAAAGCCCGAGCCTCTGGACATAGAAGTGTACGAAGACAATATCGAGATCGTTGAAATGTCCGAGGATGAATTGAATAACGAGTTATCAAACCGTAGTACAGAATTACCAAACGATAACGCTCTCCCAGAATTATCAATACGTGGAAGCCGTCGTAGATTAGACATAAATTTGCACAACAACACAG aacCAACTGACGACGACGAGGACGATATCGATTGTAATGTTGATGTTGAGTCAATAAACGAGAATGACAATGAAGGCGAATTACTACTGAATCCAATGGCACTCGGTGCCAGCAAAAACATGGAACCAGACTCTACCCAAAAATTTAACGTACgtgcggtaaaaaaaaaagtccgcCGAGGTCCGCACACTCATTTCCGAGGCccaaaagtattcaaacgcCGGTGTCCTCATTGTCAGCTGACGTTGCACTCAAAATCGTCGTACGCACGTCACATAAATCGTTACCATCACGACGCCCAACTTCCGTCGGCAGTGACGGCCGCTAATTCCACCGGAGGAAATTCTCAACATCAACAGCATCAGGTTCCACACAACGGACTGCCCTATTCAAAAGACGACGACAACTCAGCAGCCGAAGAAATAGAAGACGTCGAAGACGAGCTGGTGAGTCTGGAAAAAGACGCGCCGCTGACCCAAGTCCAGGAGTCGATTATCAGTCAACTGAAAACTTTTTCTTGCTACGCCTGCCAGCAGTCATTCAACGACAGACGCAGTACGTTAAATCACATACGTCAGCACATGCCCGACTTGAGACCCTACACATGCATCGCATGTCTCACTGAGTTTCCCGATCGCTCGATTTACAAACTCCACTGCGGCGCTTCATTTGAATGCGCGATGAAAATAGCACTCGTGGTGCCCAAGCACGGCACggaaaaatatttcacatGCAACATGTGTTTGAGACCGATGCCGAACCGCAAAGAACTGATAAGTCATCTGTCAAAACACTCAGATCGTCAGTACGAGCAATTGACGGCACCGTCAGCCAGCGGCGGTTCAAAAAAACCGCCAAAATTAAAACCCATTGGGTCTAGTTCTAGATCAGCGAATGCTTCAACTTCAAATTCCACCTCCACCTCCACCTCCACTGCCGCTAAATCGGCTGCGGTTTCGACCACAATCGGGCCCTACAGAAATGGAGACCCAGCTCACAACCACACCTGCGATTACTGCGGTATGATCTATCGTTACAAACCCAATATGTTAAAACACCAGGACTTGTGCAAACGTTTGCCTCCCGAGGAACGAACTTCTTACCGGTGCGTCCACTGCGGGATGACATTTTTGGTCTTCAAAAAATTCCAGTCCCACATTACCACTGAGCACAACAAAAAAGAGCTGATATGTTTTGTGTGTAATGCGAAATTTCGGTACTCGAATGAATACTTGATCCACCACCAGAAGCATCGGATGATAAACAAAGCCGCGGAAACTCACGCGTTGAATCACTGGAACAAAACGGTCACGATGAAATACGGGTGCGCTGTTTGTCCAGAGCAATTTGACACCAAGGCGGAGCTGAATGACCACCGGTCAGTTCATCTGAAGGTAAAGATATTTTCCTGCAGCATCTGCCGGCGGATGTTCGGAAACTCCCAGTCGCTGCAGGAGCACGTCAATGAAGACCACGCACTTGAAGTGGACCCGAATATATCAGCGATTGACTTTCTCGATCAAAGCACCGAGCTGCCGAACACCAGTGGCTGGTCCGTGAACACCGACCCGGGGGTGCGCAGCACCGAGTGCACGATCTGCGGGAAAGTATTCGCGAATTACCCGAACTTACGCCGGCACATTCGCTCGGTTCACGCCGCCGACGAACGTTTTAACTGCAGCAAGTGTTCCAAGACGTTTAGCAACGAGGCTGAGTTGAGTGAACACACCGACAGCGCACATGCCGAGCAGGTCAGCAACCGCTGCAACTACTGCAAGAAAAAGTTTGACAGCAAGCACGGGCTGGACGCCCACCAGCGCAACGCCCACGGAATAACCGACAGTAAATTGGCCTGCGATATCTGCGGGAAAGAATTCGGGAACGAGACGTCACTGAAAATCCATCGCGGTCACCACTTCCGGCGGGACTCGCGTCTCAGTATCCGGAACATGCCCCACCCGCTGGACCAGGTCCAGGTTGAAATAAACGAGGCCGAAGAACCGGAAGTCGTCATCAGTCCCCGGGCCGGCCGGGCCAGAAAATCTCTGTCGAATACTTCGCTGTCTTCGTCACCGAAAAGTTCATCGGAATTGAAGTGTCAAGTTTGCGATGACAAGTTCACTGACGTCCACGATCTGCGCAAGCATCTATGGGATGTCCATTGCGCTAAAAATAAACCCGAGAAGTCTTTTACTGACGACAATAATTTGCAATGCGAGTTGTGTACAAATGTACTGCCAGATGACAAGAGTCTCGATGAACACATGAAGTGGCACAAAGACAATCCCATTTTGTCTGACGGCCTGCAGCGGCCTGTTGACATCTCCTGTGACGTCTGCGGTAAATTTTACAGCTCGACGAAAGCTCTTTGGAAGCACAAAAAACTCCACAGCAAAACCGGCGTGACAATTAAATTCCAGTCGGTTAAAAAATCACAGCCTGCGCAGTACCCGTGTCCGGTTTGCCGCAAAGTATTCGGCAATGAAACTTCAATGAAAAAACACAAGGCCGCGGCTCACTATGCGCGTCGCAGTGTCTCTGTTGTGACAACGACGACACCCAAAGTTACGTCACGCAAATCGTCTAATGACGATGAGGTGAAACCCAAAAGACCTAAACTAGACTTTGATATCATCAGGAAAGCTTACAATCTTGAGCCAAATAATTACAACGCTGACGTCAGTGGGGGTCCCAGTAACAGTAAAAAACCTGTGTCTTGTggaatttgtaaaaaattactgcCCAGTTTGAATTCGCTGTACAAACATCGGCAGAATGTCCATAAAAACTTTAGCAAGTCATTGGAGAATAATGACGACAACAGCGCACGTGGTCACAACGAGCATGACAATGATGATGAGGCTGTCGATAAATCCCGGGTGCCTTGCACTGAGTGcgacaaaatattttcaaatatgtcGAACATGAAGCAGCATCTGACGAAAGTACACGGCAATGGAAACAAATATTACTGCGGCGCTGACGGATGCAATCAATTATTCAACTCGCCTTTGGCTAAACAGTTGCACGAAAAGTCACACATGAATGTACTGTACAGATGCACTATATGTTCAAGGCACATGTTTTTACGTAATGCGATAATCCAGCATCTCGTGACGGAGCATAAAAATGACTACTCACCGGGCACTGAAAAAAGCCTTTACAAAAAAACTGACCTCAGTAATTACCAAGTTCACGGAGCGGAAGGACGCGTATGTCCGATTTGTAATATTACTTACCCTAATATTAAAGCCATGAAAATTCATTATGTTAAAATACACGAAAATAGTTAA